The Impatiens glandulifera chromosome 3, dImpGla2.1, whole genome shotgun sequence genome contains a region encoding:
- the LOC124932657 gene encoding phytochrome A-associated F-box protein: protein MEQEEEETAFLKLSDDLVLNIFFKLEDDPRHFSRLASVCTKFSSLIRNVCWKTKCSQNFPLLISDLTAGSSLPPPDGWASLYKLGVCCPGLHLSGVLLESSDFGLERELGPDENYLIHNKPTEEEGGEEVDRTMIPSSSPMESHNNNNNVESAIPEPEPDCSWSLYDDLYFDTLYDPSEYQEQSGMEEDQPEIDATEITVGCEVPACKKRRVCRSLMAHLASSYWNLCREQGNKLLASRFRGDCLYICDWPGCIHMEEKRNYMLFRGIFKDFKRSTVWRTINDGKRDTIDLNCAFCPCKQTWDLHSAFCLKRVFGFHDDGEPVVRAYVCENGHVSGAWTDWPLYT, encoded by the coding sequence ATGGAGCAAGAGGAGGAAGAGACCGCGTTTCTGAAGTTGTCTGATGACTTGGTTCTCAACATCTTCTTTAAACTTGAGGACGACCCACGTCATTTTTCCAGACTTGCTTCCGTTTGCACTAAGTTTTCATCTCTTATTCGTAATGTTTGCTGGAAAACTAAGTGTTCTCAAAACTTTCCATTACTTATCTCTGATTTGACGGCTGGATCTTCTCTCCCGCCGCCTGATGGTTGGGCTTCTCTTTATAAGCTAGGTGTATGCTGTCCTGGCCTACATCTCTCAGGAGTCCTTCTGGAAAGTTCGGATTTTGGACTGGAAAGGGAGCTAGGTCCAGATGAGAATTACCTTATTCACAACAAACCCActgaagaagaaggaggagaagaagtggaCAGGACTATGATTCCTTCCTCATCCCCTATGGAGAGCCACAATAATAACAACAACGTAGAATCTGCTATTCCAGAACCTGAACCTGACTGTTCTTGGTCATTGTATGATGATCTCTACTTTGATACACTTTACGACCCATCTGAATACCAAGAGCAGTCAGGAATGGAGGAGGATCAACCTGAAATTGATGCTACAGAGATCACGGTGGGCTGTGAAGTTCCTGCTTGTAAGAAGAGGAGGGTTTGCAGGTCTCTTATGGCTCATCTAGCATCCTCTTACTGGAATTTATGCCGGGAACAAGGCAATAAGCTGTTGGCAAGTCGGTTCAGAGGTGATTGTCTGTACATCTGCGATTGGCCTGGGTGCATTCACATGGAAGAGAAGAGGAATTACATGCTGTTTAGAGGAATCTTCAAGGATTTCAAAAGGTCAACTGTTTGGAGGACTATAAATGATGGGAAAAGGGACACTATCGATCTGAATTGTGCGTTTTGCCCGTGTAAGCAGACTTGGGATCTTCATTCGGCCTTCTGTTTGAAAAGGGTGTTTGGTTTTCACGATGATGGTGAGCCGGTTGTTCGAGCTTATGTGTGTGAGAATGGGCATGTTTCTGGAGCTTGGACTGACTGGCCTTTGTATACATGA
- the LOC124932734 gene encoding E3 ubiquitin-protein ligase RFI2 encodes MLGSSSVENKLLDDPGGHNSSSISCSICLDAVTDNGDRSTAKLQCGHEFHLDCIGSAFNVKGAMQCPNCRKIERGRWLYATGPARSLPEFHIEDWTVDEDPYELSYTEMPFRVHWCPFSGFTQVHSSFEDIDSPSAAYHDLQRYRAEHDPASSVAHSYVAYFGPLPPPPPPLASSNTNEIREDPNLNNSWSGLSERNEIFNPHHPLFPIVDIQYQSWDQLPPTIPLSSTSNSDQAAEVRRTARGEFRHPFPYGHGTAPGVGGSGASLFSSFVHPTIHGRGAAHERRQYVSHASINHHQQQPNNPPLRRLNNSQRGGGSMPLVMAAAAAQPDNHGRGFFLVPSPVSHETENNNNSNNPSLHHHHIHHHHHPWDRDSFSRMPVISFERDPAVRGSFHRGGGFVSGSRTGGGGGGGFWQRHWP; translated from the exons ATGCTAGGCTCCTCCTCCGTTGAGAACAAACTTCTTGATGATCCTGGCGGCCACAATTCCTCTTCTATTTCCTGCTCTATTTGCCTTGATGCTGTCACAGATAATGGTGACAGGTCTACAGCCAAGCTACAGTGCGGCCACGAATTTCATCTCG ATTGTATTGGGTCAGCGTTCAATGTGAAGGGTGCAATGCAATGCCCTAATTGCCGAAAAATTGAGAGAGGCAGATGGTTATATGCTACTGGTCCTGCGCGATCTCTTCCTGAATTTCACATTGAAGACTGGACTGTTGATGAAGATCCATATGAGCTAAGTTATACTGAAATG CCGTTTAGAGTTCACTGGTGTCCATTCAGTGGATTTACTCAAGTTCATTCTTCTTTCGa GGACATTGATTCTCCATCAGCAGCAT ACCATGATTTGCAGAGGTACCGGGCTGAACATGACCCAGCATCATCTGTAGCTCATTCATATGTTGCTTACTTTGGACCTCTGCCTCCCCCTCCTCCTCCTCTGGCTTCCTCAAACACGAACGAGATTCGCGAGGATCCAAATCTGAACAATTCATGGTCGGGTTTATCTGAACGCAACGAGATATTCAATCCCCACCACCCATTATTTCCTATTGTTGATATCCAATATCAAAGTTGGGATCAACTACCCCCTACAATTCCTTTATCATCCACAAGTAACAGTGATCAGGCCGCCGAGGTTAGAAGAACCGCCAGGGGAGAATTCCGACACCCCTTCCCTTATGGCCATGG GACTGCCCCAGGTGTAGGAGGAAGTGGGGCTTCTTTGTTTTCATCGTTTGTTCATCCGACCATTCATGGACGTGGCGCAGCCCATGAAAGAAGGCAGTATGTTTCACATGCTTCCATTAATCATCATCAGCAGCAACCAAATAACCCCCCTTTGAGGAGACTGAACAACAGCCAAAGGGGCGGCGGAAGTATGCCCTTGGTGATGGCTGCAGCCGCCGCTCAGCCTGACAACCATGGAAGAGGCTTCTTCTTGGTTCCGTCGCCGGTCAGTCATGAAActgagaataataataatagtaataatccATCACTCCACCATCATCATAtccaccatcatcatcatccatggGACAGGGACAGTTTTTCTAGAATGCCTGTTATTTCATTTGAGAGGGATCCTGCTGTTAGGGGCTCCTTTCATCGCGGTGGTGGTTTTGTTTCTGGGAGTAGGACAGGCGGGGGAGGTGGTGGTGGTTTTTGGCAAAGGCATTGGCCTTGA
- the LOC124932521 gene encoding protein LOW PSII ACCUMULATION 1, chloroplastic, translating to MAVATISPNQRLLFYQSSSSTSFATANPWFSIRRKNHFSLYEKTHFHSLIVCSSSASPQPSSSPEVDAPVETAESCVNLGLSLFSKGRVKDALVQFDTALTLNPNPIESQAALYNKACCHAYRGEGKKAGDCLRKALKEYNLKFGTILNDPDLASFRALPEFKELQEEASLGGEDIGYSYRRDLKLISEVQAPFRGVRRFFYVAFCAAAGISTFFTIPRLFRAIVGGDGAPDLLETAGNAGINITGIVIFVALFIWDNKKEEEQIAQITRDETLSRLPLRLSTNRVVELVQLRDTVRPVILAGSKEFVTSALQKADRFRNDLVRRGVLLVPVILGEGGKQKIEKKGFGTTSTKTASTLPSIGEDFEKRTQSITAASKLKSEIRFRAEVIAPAEWERWIKDQQKSEGVTAGEDVYIVLRLDGRVRRSGKGIPDWAQIVKELPPMDALLSKLER from the exons ATGGCTGTGGCTACAATCTCTCCAAATCAACGACTGTTGTTTTACCAGTCATCTTCTTCGACTTCTTTTGCGACTGCAAATCCATGGTTTTCAATCAGAAGAAAGAACCATTTTAGCCTCTATGAGAAGACCCATTTCCATTCTCTCATAGTATGTTCTTCTTCCGCTTCCCCCCAACCGTCGTCTTCGCCAGAAGTTGATGCGCCAGTGGAGACGGCCGAGTCTTGCGTTAACCTCGGCCTTTCACTTTTCTCCAAAGGACGG GTGAAGGATGCTCTTGTTCAGTTCGATACTGCACTCACTTTAAATCCAAATCCTATAGAGTCACAAGCTGCACTCTATAACAAAGCATGTTGTCATGCTTACAG AGGGGAAGGAAAGAAAGCGGGTGATTGTCTGAGAAAGGCTTTGAAAGAATATAACCTTAAATTTGGGACAATCCTTAATGATCCAGATTTAGCATCCTTCAGAGCTTTGCCTGAATTCAAGGAATTACAGGAAGAG GCTAGCCTTGGAGGGGAAGATATTGGGTACAGTTATCGAAGAGACCTAAAACTCATTAGCGAAGTTCAAGCACCATTTCGAGGAGTTAGAAGATTCTTCTATGTGGCATTTTGTGCAGCCGCAGGGATTTCCACTTTTTTTACAATTCCTAGACTTTTTCGTGCCATAGTTGGCGGCGATGGTGCTCCTGATCTTCTGGAAACTGCTGGAAATGCTGGTATTAATATCACAG GTATAGTCATATTCGTTGCATTATTCATCTGGGATAACAAAAAAGAGGAGGAGCAAATTGCTCAAATAACTCGCGATGAAACTCTATCAAGGTTACCTTTGCGGCTTTCAACCAATCGGGTTGTTGAGCTTGTACAATTGCGGGACACTGTTAGACCA GTTATTCTGGCTGGGAGCAAAGAATTTGTAACATCAGCACTACAGAAGGCTGATAGATTCAGAAACGATCTTGTTCGCCGTGGAGTTCTTTTGGTTCCTGTTATATTGGGTGAAGGTGGTAagcaaaaaattgaaaagaaaggCTTTGGAACTACTTCCACTAAGACAGCTTCTACATTACCCTCAATAGGG GAAGATTTTGAGAAACGGACTCAATCAATAACTGCAGCatcaaaattaaaatctgaGATTCGGTTTAGAGCTGAGGTAATAGCTCCTGCAGAATGGGAAAG ATGGATAAAGGATCAACAAAAATCTGAAGGAGTGACGGCTGGCGAAGATGTCTACATTGTCTTACGTCTAGATGGTCGTGTTCGAAGATCTGGGAAG GGTATTCCGGACTGGGCACAAA